CAGATTTCAGATGAAATTCATACaagtaattactaattagttCCACATTTACTTAATTTTTGGACAAATTTGGAacgaattatatatttttttaaaaaaatatccttaAAATTTTTGACCGTAACAAActcatattatttatttttttaaagaggtaaaatacaaaatgaaatcaaatcaaaagCACCGGTGTTAACATAAAATGTTAAAGCCTTTGCAAAAAATGAGTAACAAAATTAACTTTGTCTCTTTACAATACTTATCTTAAagtttattgtcaaaaaaaatatcttaaagTTTGAATAATTTTCTAACGACAATAAAAAGATCTCCttaataaaattgtatttaggtttaaatacagttttatcctcttattttgaataaatcggaATTATATCctctctattttaaaatccagAATTTTACCcattattttataattctttAGATTTTACCCTATATACGACAACCTTTGTAACTAATTGGTAGCTATTTTCTAGTAAAACGTCATTGTTGTCCAAGACACTACATTTTGACACATCATGGACTTTTAAAAACATAGAAATTTATGTCGGATGGTGTTGACGCTTCAAGTTCATATTGTTGTTGGATAAAATAGATTAAGAAcatagaaaggaaaaaaagaaaattgtcaGATTTTTCATAGATTAGAATTTTAGTTTGAATGATGTTGACGATGAATTGAAGATGAGTGGTGTTTAAAATTCCGGATTTTAAAATAAGAGATAAAATTtcgatttattcaaaataaggggttaaactgcatttaagcttgtatttatttgatttttgtttggcaaaattttatttcaaaaaatacaaacaaaatgGTAAAACGGTACCGTTTTAAATTCGCTGGtctaatttgtcaaaaataaaataaaataaaaatcgcTGGTCTAAGAATCAGCACGAGTCAGTTCTGGAATTCTTCAGAAGAAGCTAGAATAGAAGCCTAACTGCAACAAAAATTTTCGTTTTGGAAATTTCTTCTGCAAACGAAAATAATCACTTCATCCAAACAAGTCTCTAACACCGAACCTTCGAGAAGAAAATGGTAGTCATAGAGCACGAGAAACCCGACGATCAAAACTCGAATCAATCCAACGCCACTGCCGCCGTAAACGATGCCTCTGACGGCTTCGAAACCGCCAGTGAAGCCGATCTCGATAGCGACGGCGAAGAAAGTGAAGCTAACGGCCGAGAAGAAGAACAGAAACATCGTGAACAACCGCAGCAGAAGCGGAAGGAGACAGAGGGAGAGCATGGACAAGATGCTTTGATCAATGAAGAGGAATTGAAACAGGTTCGGTTTTGGAATTTAGGGTTTCGTTATCAATTTTTGTTACTTTGAGGTTTTCTTCTCACACCCCTAGTTGATGaagataaataacacaaatggGGTTCTTTGGCCTAAGCTAGAGGGACGTTGATTGATTTTGGTTTGcaataaacaaatttttcttGTTATAATCTAGTGGTGTGTTTGGATGGGATTGTAGAAAAGCTAAAGCACTAACAAATGTAgcttattttgtgtttgtttttttaatattccGTAGATAGAGTAATGATAATCCATCTCCCAATAGTGGAAAAAGAAAGCTATTGATGCATTTTGTGCAACTAATGGTTTGTTTGCCTGTTTTctagtttttgttttatttaaaaacagaCGTTTCTTTATAATGTGAAGAGAGTGGTTGATTGCAACGGTTTTTTTGTAACAGAAAGCATCGGGCGAAGCAAATGAAGCAAAAGTAGAAGGTAACAAACTTTTTGTAGATGGGAAGTATGAGGAGGCATTATCTCAATATGAACATGCTTTACAAGTTGCACCAGACATGCCTTCATCTGTGGAAATACGCTCAATATGCCATTCAAACCGTGCTGTCTGCTTTTTGAAACTGGTATGGCCTTCTTTTATACTGTTAATTAGAAGTGCATGTTTCAACATGTACCTGTATTTTTCTTTACCATATATGTCAACCAGATGAACTATCTAGTATCAACAACACAATGTTATTATTAGTGAAAAGAGGGGGAAATTGCAACTTTGGGGAAGGATAAGATAtcttaaaaatcataaaaacagaTATGCAACAAGGACcataaaaaatgtaaagaatGCTTCAAAGAACCTACATACCAGAAATTGATATTCCACAGAAACCATCTTCAGAGAAGCAGGACAGAAAAGGAAAGTTTAATCCCCTCTTGTAACAAATATTAGAGTAAAGACACTCCTTTAGAGATATGagcattataatttataacccAATCATAAGCAACTAGATAccctttttctctctctacatTTAAATTGTATTGTCGGCATTTTAATCATTTGTATTCCAGATTAAACTCCTACAGGGTCTAACATCATCTCTGTCCCTCTTGTTATGTTTGTAATTATAAGTGATTGAGTTTATTGCTTTATTTTCTTAACGTATGTCAAATATACATCAGGGAAACTATGAAAATACAATTAAAGAATGCACAAAAGCGTTGGAACTGAATCCTGCATATGTTAAAGCTTTGGTAAGAAGAGGAGAGGCTCATGAAAAGCTTGAACATTTTGAAGAGGCAATTGCTGGTGAGTTCAAGCTTATATTAGGCTAGTGCGTAAGCTGCATCTGAAGTTTTCACTAATTGCACCTGACACTGCTTCTTTTTGGAAAATAATATTTGCATCAAGGGTGTTGTTCTTCTTATTCCTGGCACTCATCCTTGGTTGAGAAACCACATCCCTTCCCTACATATATAAGGTTCCCATTCTATTTCCCTTTGTAAATAACCAAGTAAGGGAAGTTTAATTTCTCAAACAAGAAGGGTGTGTGATGTAATACGTGCTCTAGTTTTCTGTTTATTTTGGCATTTAATGCTTATGTGTTGACAATGTGTTTTAGACACTAATAGTATTCAGTTCATTTCAATTTTCCTTTTCGTTCATAACATTGGATCTTTTCACTTCAccagtttttatttattttttattttcaaaatataattggCAGACATGAAAAAGATCTTAGAAATTGATCCCTCAAATGATCAAGCTAGAAAAGCCATTCGCCGACTAGAGCCCCTTGCTGCTGTCAAACGggaaaaaatgaaagaagaaatGATTGGCaagtctttttttctttcttagtttcttttaatatttgtatatgtattttttgtgTACGGTGTGTGGGCATGTTGAGTGCATTACTTGTcgttcatttatattttatactattagtattcctatttttttttttatccaattgGTGTACTTGGAGTGATGCCTAAgatatctttgttattgaaaatgTGGAAAAATTTCCTGTCTTTGTTGTGTTTCTTGGCTTATCTGTGTCAGTCATGTAATATTGTAGATGGACTTTAAAAACTGTATAGATACACCTAGCtcccgtttggattgacttatttttgagcttatgaaaaatggCGTAtgcaaataaaagaaaattatgctTAATTAGTATCCCAACGTCACTGTGTAGCATTTCCCTCATCTTAAATGGCAAATAGTCTCTTACAAATTTTGTCTGTTACTTTATTTCCGTTTCACTACCATCATTTGATTAAACAGATGAATGTTTCTTGATGCagcaaaattgaaagaaatgggCAATTCTGTCTTGGGACGCTTTGGGATGAGCGTTGACAACTTCAAAGCAGTCAAAGATCCAAACACTGGTTCCTATTCTATCTCAATGGAACGCTAAATTTGGTTGAGCAAAGTCATAATAGCATTAAGCAAGAAAGAGAGAGTATAAAATGAATATGATTTGAGACTTCACTGCATGCAAGTCATTAGAAGAATACTAAGGTTAGTAATGTATCTTCAAAAGGGCATTTTATAATCGATTAATCATGTGAAGGAGACCGACTAATAATCCCTTGTTACAGTTAATGTGCTTTAGGGTTTCAGAACACTAGAATTGTTTTCATCAAATTGAATATTTCATGTTCAATTGTTTTTCGAGAAATGCCAAAAACACATTCTTTGACAGTCTTCTCAACACTATTATTGAGTAAAAACTTTACTATTTCTACTAATGAAGTGGGCTCAGGTTATCTAATGGGACCAAGATGGGAGAGAGTATTGAAAAGAGTGTTAATGAGAGTGTTAGAGAGTATGAAGTGATGTTTCTTGTGGCTTAAGGCTCTCTAAATAGGGTGAGCATGTTTAAGAAGTTAGATATTGAGAAGTTATTTGATAGTTGAAACGTGAAGTTACTTTGCACTTGTTTGTTACAGCGTAAATGAGGTTATCTAATGGGACCAAGATGGGAGAGAGTATTGAAAAGAGTGTTAATGAGAGTGTTAGAGAGTATGAAGTGATGTTTCTTGTGGCTTAAGGCTCTCTAAATAGGGTGAGCTTGTTTAAGAAGTTAGATATTGAGAAGTTATTTGATAGTTGAAACGTGAAGTTACTTTGCACTTGTTTGTTACAGCGTAAATGAGATAGTTGAATTACAACCCATTTAGCCACTATTCCAAATTTGTGTCTTTTATGGCACAAGAATTGAAAACAATTTTCCcatttactaatttactaaacATTACTAGTACTCAACTAAAAAGACATTTCTTCTCACCCAAAAATAGCAGAACCTTTTCATCTCATTTGTTTCCTCAATTTTTCATCGCCTCAAGGAAGCacgttttaaatattttttttccatgttttacTGTGTGCAGAGTCAGGTACTTCATGTTATTGCTTAATACACGATGGATCTAATTCGCTGTCACATTTGTTTTCTAGGTAATCTTGGAATTATGAGTAAATAAAGTAGAAAGGGAGTTGAacattgttggaacaaagtcaGCGTATATTAATCATGTGGACATTCACTATGAAAGCTGATATTGGAATTTGTGATCGTTTGGGATTGTACTTGCACATGCTGTTTTTATGTATTGCACTTATAATGTGGTAGTAATCTATGTGCTACACATGATTGCTGGTAATATGTTTGTAAGTTTTGAAACTACATACAATTTGCAGTTATTGCCCACAAATTGATGGCGTTTATATATTTGATGAAACTTGTATTGCCAAAACTGGATAGTTCATGAAGTAGAACTTGTTACTAGACCATATTAAGAAAGCCTTGAGTTTTAGATGCTGTCTGTACCTCCATTTGTCCTacaaattttggttttgtttatgGTTGGGTTGGTGGTGATGAATGTTATACCCAATAAGAGGCGGATTCGGTTGCATAGTTTATGATTTAGTTTACGTCCAAATCAAATCCATATCATGTATTACAGAGAGAGTGGTTCCCCCCACTCTGATATCTTTTGAAGTTTGTTTCTTATTCATCAATTTAAGCCAATCAAGTGGGAGGGCTTTTGCTTTGTACAATGATGTACTAGTACAAAAATATTGACGGTTGCGCTTTGCTCTCCACCACCCCCAAATTTATTAGGATCTCCTCCATTTACCGGAGGATATTTTTCCGTAGTGCAAATTTTCCCAGGGCAATGTTCAAAATATTAGATTGAAAATAGAAAAGCATTATTCTTAGCCACCAAGACAACATTCAAACTACTAGTTACCTCAAAAACTAGTCTCCTACTCAGGTCATAAAATTGGATCTCAACGTCGGTTCAAACAAATTTAGAGACAAATCAAGCTTTTGATATTTGTCTATACTATTGTTCCAAATTCCAATATTTGATAGTTAGTGCTTTATGTTGAGATGCATTGACATTACTAAAGTTATTGATTCTTATACTCTTGCCAGTTGCTCAAGCTAATTATCTTCATCATTAAGTGGACTTTTTGAGCTTCACCTATAAAAGAGAGCATTGCCAAATCTAGGTGCACCATTTGATCCAAATTGTTTCGAAATTTGGTGGCTTGGAAGACAAGGTAGATTTGTTGTTTACATGTAACACGTGCCAAACATGTGTCACGGTGCTGTGAATGATGTtgtttaaataaaattacttgAAGCATAGGTCGAACTGTACCTATGGCAAATCTTGTAAGTATGCTCCTATGAATAAAGGAAAATTATATTTAGGTGACTTTATAACTATTCCATTATCTTGTATTGGACTATGTGTTGTCTGATTATTAATGTGTTTTTCTTCATTAAGAGTCTCGTGGGTGTTTTTCTTATGGGTTTTATGCGAAATTTTAAATGCAAAAAAAGACCCTATGAGAAAAAATATGCATTTTGTACATCTGAATTGTATAATTCAGATCTGAACGTAAGAGATACACTTGTCTAGGCACGCTCATTTGGACACAAACCTTAGGCGCACACACAAatcaaaaagaata
This genomic interval from Trifolium pratense cultivar HEN17-A07 linkage group LG6, ARS_RC_1.1, whole genome shotgun sequence contains the following:
- the LOC123888047 gene encoding tetratricopeptide repeat protein 1-like, which codes for MVVIEHEKPDDQNSNQSNATAAVNDASDGFETASEADLDSDGEESEANGREEEQKHREQPQQKRKETEGEHGQDALINEEELKQKASGEANEAKVEGNKLFVDGKYEEALSQYEHALQVAPDMPSSVEIRSICHSNRAVCFLKLGNYENTIKECTKALELNPAYVKALVRRGEAHEKLEHFEEAIADMKKILEIDPSNDQARKAIRRLEPLAAVKREKMKEEMIAKLKEMGNSVLGRFGMSVDNFKAVKDPNTGSYSISMER